The following are encoded in a window of Flavobacterium cupriresistens genomic DNA:
- the pepT gene encoding peptidase T — translation MQHIIDRFISYVTIDTESDPNSKTTPSTEKQWNLANKLVEELKTIGLKDVTIDDKAYIMATLPSNVDHEVPTIGFISHFDTSPDFSGANVKPQIVENYDGKDIVLNAEKNIILSPDYFKDLLQYKGQTIITTDGTTLLGADDKAGITEIVSAMEYLVQHPEIKHGKIRIGFTPDEEIGRGAHYFDVEKFGAQWAYTMDGSQIGELEYENFNAAGAKITFKGKSVHPGYAKGKMINSMLIANDFINELPKGETPQQTKGYEGFFHVHHIAGHIEETVLELIIRDHNKKKFEKRKELVEKIAKKINKKFAKKFGEDIVTIEVKDQYYNMKEKVLPVKHIVDIAEKAMRELDIKPIIKPIRGGTDGSQLSYMGLPCPNIFAGGHNFHGKYEYVPAESIQKATNVIVKIVELTAVPGIFDAPEKPKKRK, via the coding sequence ATGCAACATATTATTGATCGTTTTATAAGTTATGTAACAATTGATACAGAATCTGATCCAAATTCAAAAACAACTCCAAGTACAGAAAAACAATGGAACCTTGCCAATAAATTAGTCGAAGAACTAAAAACAATTGGTTTAAAAGACGTTACAATAGACGACAAAGCCTACATCATGGCTACTTTACCAAGCAATGTAGATCATGAAGTCCCTACAATTGGATTTATTTCGCATTTTGACACTTCTCCGGATTTTAGCGGAGCTAACGTAAAACCACAAATTGTTGAAAATTACGACGGAAAAGACATTGTTCTGAATGCCGAAAAAAACATCATTTTATCACCTGACTATTTCAAAGATTTATTACAATATAAAGGGCAAACGATCATCACAACTGACGGAACAACGCTATTAGGTGCCGATGATAAAGCCGGAATTACTGAGATTGTTTCAGCAATGGAGTATCTGGTACAGCACCCTGAAATTAAACATGGTAAAATCAGAATTGGATTTACCCCTGACGAAGAAATTGGTCGCGGTGCGCATTATTTTGACGTAGAAAAATTCGGAGCGCAATGGGCTTACACGATGGACGGAAGTCAGATTGGCGAATTAGAATACGAAAACTTTAACGCTGCAGGCGCCAAAATTACTTTTAAAGGAAAAAGTGTTCATCCGGGTTATGCAAAAGGAAAAATGATCAATTCAATGCTGATTGCAAATGATTTTATCAATGAACTTCCAAAAGGAGAAACACCACAACAAACTAAAGGATACGAAGGCTTCTTTCACGTTCATCATATTGCAGGACATATTGAAGAAACCGTTTTAGAACTTATCATTCGCGATCACAACAAGAAAAAATTCGAAAAACGAAAAGAGTTAGTCGAAAAAATTGCGAAGAAAATTAATAAAAAATTCGCCAAAAAGTTCGGCGAAGACATTGTAACTATTGAAGTAAAAGACCAATATTACAATATGAAAGAAAAAGTACTTCCCGTAAAACATATCGTTGACATAGCCGAAAAAGCAATGAGGGAATTAGACATAAAACCGATCATAAAACCTATTCGTGGTGGAACTGACGGTTCACAACTATCTTATATGGGATTACCATGTCCTAATATTTTTGCCGGCGGTCATAACTTTCACGGAAAATATGAATATGTTCCCGCAGAAAGCATTCAAAAAGCAACTAATGTCATTGTAAAAATTGTCGAGTTAACAGCAGTACCGGGAATTTTTGATGCACCTGAAAAACCTAAAAAAAGGAAATAA
- a CDS encoding formylglycine-generating enzyme family protein, translated as MKTKTYWIFAILTISIITLAFGYTTFKSPKEKLAAVDCAETPNTTAESDFKPTIANKTPAPSKAPKGMVWIPGGEFSMGSNVEDESLCSIKGVTKDAAPIHRVYVDGYFMDKTEVTNEEYAKFVKATGYVTVAEQKPTKEEFPTAAEEDLITGSVIFTPTPAAVNLNNFLQWWSYVGGADWKHPEGPQSNIKGKEKYPVVHITYEDAAAYAKWAGKRLPTEAEWEFAARGGKTGNLYAWGNTLKPNGKFQANIYQGHFPIKDGDTGEDGFKGIAPTAQFEPNTYGLYDIGGNVWEWVNDWYSVDYYQTLAGDGKITKNPQGPKAYNDPSDPTEKKRIHRGGSFLCTDQYCTRYMVGTRGKGEIRSAANHLGFRCVKSI; from the coding sequence ATGAAAACTAAAACTTATTGGATTTTTGCTATACTTACCATCTCCATTATTACTCTTGCTTTCGGTTATACCACTTTTAAAAGTCCGAAAGAAAAACTGGCTGCCGTAGATTGTGCTGAAACTCCAAATACTACAGCCGAATCTGATTTTAAACCAACCATTGCAAACAAAACTCCTGCCCCCTCTAAAGCACCAAAAGGAATGGTTTGGATTCCTGGTGGAGAATTTTCGATGGGCAGTAATGTTGAAGATGAAAGTTTGTGCAGTATAAAAGGCGTAACAAAAGACGCTGCTCCTATTCACCGCGTTTATGTAGACGGTTATTTTATGGATAAAACCGAAGTCACCAACGAAGAATATGCAAAATTTGTAAAAGCCACCGGATATGTAACTGTTGCGGAACAGAAACCAACTAAAGAAGAATTTCCAACGGCAGCCGAAGAAGATCTAATAACAGGATCTGTTATATTTACTCCGACACCAGCCGCAGTTAATCTCAACAACTTTTTACAATGGTGGTCCTATGTTGGCGGTGCCGACTGGAAACATCCCGAAGGCCCTCAAAGTAACATTAAAGGAAAAGAAAAATATCCCGTAGTCCACATTACCTATGAAGATGCTGCTGCCTATGCAAAATGGGCCGGCAAAAGATTACCTACTGAGGCGGAATGGGAATTTGCTGCCCGTGGCGGTAAAACCGGAAACTTATACGCCTGGGGAAATACATTAAAACCAAACGGGAAATTTCAAGCCAATATATATCAGGGACACTTTCCAATCAAAGACGGAGACACCGGTGAAGATGGTTTTAAAGGAATTGCACCAACCGCACAATTCGAACCAAATACCTATGGCCTCTATGACATAGGCGGAAATGTATGGGAATGGGTCAACGATTGGTATAGTGTAGACTACTACCAAACGTTAGCCGGAGATGGTAAAATCACCAAAAACCCACAAGGACCGAAAGCTTACAATGACCCAAGCGATCCAACAGAGAAAAAAAGAATACATCGAGGCGGATCCTTTTTATGCACCGATCAGTATTGCACACGCTATATGGTCGGCACAAGAGGAAAAGGAGAAATCAGATCTGCAGCCAATCATCTTGGGTTTAGATGCGTTAAAAGTATCTGA
- a CDS encoding DUF6515 family protein, translating to MKNIKNAIKKLAVQCLIGSFFLISLDGMAQRHGGGGGHVGGGAHRAGGATQARPAPKARPANTTRPTRPATGNKTSTINRSGNTNNKVTRPNNSGTKIGDNKVTNNRGNATTNRNKTGNRNNISGNTVNKNRNNVNINVNNSVHVRNNRNTVVRRNNVAYGRPAYRYGGYRYNCYHPYFYHPYRPFYWGPVWHPWGFFITSLAVTAIVVSVESTQYHYDQGVWYQSSSGGYTAVPAPVGGTVNNIPSGAQTVNTGTVNNYYYGGTYYEKDGSNYKVVAPTAGTIVESLPEGGEEVTVGDVKYIKFGETYYQPVQVDGKDKYEVALVEEDK from the coding sequence ATGAAAAATATAAAAAATGCAATTAAAAAGTTGGCAGTCCAATGCTTGATAGGCTCTTTTTTTCTAATTTCACTTGACGGTATGGCACAACGTCATGGAGGCGGTGGAGGACATGTCGGCGGCGGTGCACATCGCGCAGGCGGAGCTACTCAGGCCAGACCAGCACCAAAAGCCAGACCGGCAAACACAACAAGACCAACAAGGCCAGCTACAGGGAACAAAACCTCCACAATCAACAGATCTGGCAACACTAACAACAAAGTAACCAGACCCAATAATTCCGGAACAAAAATTGGAGACAATAAAGTAACCAATAACAGAGGGAATGCTACAACAAACAGAAACAAAACCGGCAACAGAAACAACATTAGCGGTAATACTGTTAATAAAAACAGAAACAACGTAAACATAAATGTAAACAACAGCGTTCACGTTCGTAACAATCGTAATACGGTTGTAAGAAGAAACAATGTTGCTTATGGTCGTCCCGCATACCGATATGGCGGATACCGATACAATTGTTACCACCCTTATTTCTACCATCCGTACAGACCTTTTTATTGGGGACCGGTTTGGCATCCATGGGGATTCTTTATTACCTCTTTGGCCGTTACAGCAATTGTTGTTAGCGTAGAAAGCACACAATACCACTATGATCAAGGGGTTTGGTACCAATCATCAAGCGGAGGTTACACTGCCGTACCAGCTCCGGTTGGAGGAACTGTCAATAATATTCCGAGTGGAGCCCAGACGGTCAATACAGGAACGGTCAACAATTATTATTACGGCGGAACCTATTATGAAAAAGACGGCAGCAATTATAAAGTAGTAGCGCCAACAGCAGGAACAATAGTCGAAAGCCTGCCTGAAGGTGGTGAAGAAGTTACCGTTGGTGATGTAAAATACATCAAATTTGGTGAAACCTACTATCAACCCGTACAAGTTGACGGTAAAGACAAATACGAAGTAGCTCTTGTTGAAGAAGATAAATAG
- a CDS encoding quinone-dependent dihydroorotate dehydrogenase has product MYKLIIRPILFWFDPEEVHYFTFSFVKFISKIPGVSSIIKSVYEVKDNRLEREVFGIKFKNPVGLAAGFDKDAKLYKELSDFGFGFIEIGTVTPVGQEGNPKKRLFRLKEDHAIINRMGFNNGGVLEAVERLKKNSNVLIGGNIGKNKVTPNENAVDDYIICFDALFDHVDYFVVNVSSPNTPNLRALQDKEPLTALLQTLQDRNIEKQKTSSQKVKPILLKIAPDLTDEQLLDIIDIVKTTQIAGVIATNTTISRDGLQAANQTEMGGLSGKPLTKRSTEVIRFLSEKSNKAFPIIGVGGIHSADDAIEKLNAGASLVQLYTGFIYEGPALIKAINKKILKQL; this is encoded by the coding sequence ATGTATAAATTGATAATTCGCCCGATACTTTTTTGGTTTGATCCGGAAGAAGTACATTACTTCACTTTCTCTTTCGTTAAATTCATTTCAAAAATACCAGGAGTTTCGTCAATAATTAAATCCGTTTACGAAGTAAAAGACAATCGTCTGGAGAGAGAAGTTTTTGGAATTAAATTTAAAAACCCCGTAGGACTTGCAGCTGGATTTGATAAAGATGCTAAATTGTATAAAGAACTTTCTGATTTTGGATTCGGTTTTATTGAAATTGGAACCGTTACCCCAGTGGGTCAGGAAGGAAATCCTAAAAAACGTTTGTTTCGCTTAAAAGAAGATCACGCGATTATCAATCGAATGGGATTCAATAACGGCGGAGTTCTGGAAGCTGTAGAACGTTTAAAAAAGAATTCAAATGTTTTAATAGGAGGTAATATTGGTAAAAATAAAGTCACTCCAAACGAAAACGCGGTAGACGATTATATTATTTGCTTCGATGCCTTATTTGATCATGTTGATTATTTTGTGGTGAATGTAAGTTCTCCAAATACTCCAAATTTAAGAGCGCTGCAAGACAAAGAGCCACTAACAGCTTTGTTGCAGACGTTGCAGGACAGAAATATAGAAAAGCAAAAAACAAGCAGTCAAAAAGTAAAACCTATTCTATTGAAGATTGCTCCGGATTTAACAGATGAGCAGTTATTGGATATTATTGATATTGTGAAAACAACTCAGATTGCGGGCGTAATTGCTACCAATACTACAATCTCACGTGACGGATTGCAAGCTGCGAATCAAACAGAAATGGGTGGTTTGTCAGGGAAGCCCTTAACGAAGCGTTCTACAGAAGTTATTCGTTTTCTTTCTGAAAAAAGTAATAAAGCATTCCCTATTATTGGAGTAGGAGGTATTCACTCTGCGGATGATGCCATCGAAAAGTTAAATGCAGGAGCAAGTCTGGTACAATTGTATACCGGTTTTATTTATGAAGGCCCGGCCTTGATAAAAGCCATCAATAAAAAGATTTTAAAGCAATTGTAA
- a CDS encoding DUF3307 domain-containing protein, giving the protein MLLFIKLLLAHLLGDFIGQPNSWVADKEAKKHKSIYLYLHILLHGVLTAILVGEIQFIPYAVFITISHGIIDLIKLHFQKNKTKRTWFIVDQILHVLVLIGVVFLYQNKSIDISWFGNQFWILITGILLVTKPTSIFIKIIISIWSPESSNAHSDNSLAKAGNYIGILERLFVFCFILTGHFEAIGFLLAAKSVFRFGDLKEAKDRKLTEYVLIGTLLSFGTAILTGLIVQALLLQLL; this is encoded by the coding sequence ATGCTTTTATTTATAAAATTACTTTTAGCCCACCTATTAGGCGATTTTATAGGCCAGCCCAATTCATGGGTAGCCGATAAAGAAGCTAAAAAACATAAAAGTATTTATTTATATCTTCATATTCTTCTTCACGGAGTTTTGACGGCCATTCTTGTCGGAGAAATTCAATTTATACCCTATGCCGTTTTTATTACCATTTCACACGGAATTATTGATCTGATCAAACTGCATTTTCAAAAAAATAAAACAAAACGCACCTGGTTTATAGTAGACCAAATTCTGCATGTTTTAGTCTTAATCGGAGTTGTTTTTCTCTATCAAAACAAATCAATCGACATCAGCTGGTTTGGCAATCAGTTTTGGATATTAATCACAGGAATTTTATTGGTCACAAAACCAACTTCCATTTTTATCAAGATAATTATTTCCATCTGGAGCCCTGAAAGTAGCAATGCGCATAGCGATAATTCACTAGCTAAAGCCGGAAACTATATTGGTATATTAGAGCGTCTGTTTGTTTTCTGTTTTATACTGACGGGTCACTTTGAAGCCATTGGATTTTTATTGGCTGCAAAATCGGTTTTTAGATTTGGTGATCTAAAAGAAGCCAAAGACAGAAAACTTACCGAATATGTTCTAATTGGTACTTTACTGAGTTTTGGCACCGCAATCCTCACCGGACTTATCGTGCAGGCATTACTTTTACAATTGCTTTAA
- a CDS encoding hydroxymethylglutaryl-CoA lyase, with the protein MNKEIKIIECPRDAMQGIKDFIPTQNKVSYIQALLRVGFDTIDFGSFVSPKAIPQMQDTVEVLAQLDLSQTTSKLLAIIANTQGAISASEHEPIQYLGFPFSISENFQMRNTHKTIAESLVTLSEILEIADKKNKEVVTYLSMGFGNPYGDPWNVEIVGEWTEKLSKMGVKILSLSDTVGSSTPEVITYLFSNLIPKYPQIEFGAHLHTTPDSWFEKIDAAYKAGCIRFDGAIQGFGGCPMATDKLTGNMPTEKLISYFTANKKRTELNSLSFESAYNEASKLFGKYH; encoded by the coding sequence TTGAATAAAGAAATTAAGATTATCGAATGTCCACGTGATGCTATGCAAGGTATCAAGGATTTTATTCCGACTCAAAATAAGGTTTCCTATATACAAGCTTTGCTTAGAGTAGGATTTGATACCATTGATTTTGGAAGTTTTGTATCTCCAAAAGCGATTCCGCAAATGCAGGATACGGTAGAAGTGTTGGCTCAGCTTGATTTATCTCAAACAACCAGTAAGCTTTTGGCTATAATTGCAAATACGCAAGGCGCCATTTCAGCTTCAGAGCACGAACCTATTCAATATCTGGGTTTTCCTTTTTCTATATCAGAGAATTTTCAGATGCGAAATACACATAAAACTATCGCAGAATCTTTAGTTACGTTATCAGAAATTCTTGAAATTGCCGATAAAAAAAACAAAGAAGTAGTAACCTACCTTTCTATGGGATTCGGAAATCCGTATGGTGATCCGTGGAATGTTGAAATAGTAGGGGAGTGGACGGAAAAGTTGTCTAAAATGGGAGTGAAAATCTTATCGCTTTCCGATACGGTCGGAAGTTCTACACCGGAAGTGATTACGTATCTTTTTTCGAATTTAATTCCGAAATACCCACAAATAGAATTCGGAGCGCATTTGCATACGACGCCCGATAGTTGGTTTGAGAAAATAGATGCCGCGTATAAAGCAGGTTGCATCCGCTTTGATGGCGCTATTCAGGGGTTTGGCGGGTGTCCGATGGCTACTGATAAACTAACCGGAAATATGCCTACAGAAAAGTTGATTTCTTATTTTACCGCAAACAAAAAAAGAACAGAACTAAATTCTTTAAGTTTTGAAAGTGCTTATAATGAAGCCTCAAAATTGTTTGGGAAATATCATTAA
- a CDS encoding DUF5723 family protein yields the protein MKKIGLILIMLFQFSSFSQNKEVLYNFTSIPQSSLVNPGADVSYKFYFGVPLLSGVSANIGSKSFSAYDLFADNGVDFNDKVRSIVNRSSNTDKTHINQQLEVFSGGFRVGDRDSKSYVSFGVYQEFDFLMYFPKDVAVLALDGNRNHIGKSFNLGDLNLKAEVLSVFHIGFHKKVSEKLVLGGRAKIYSSGANITATKNSGYIYTGQNAGTPNFYNQAISSNLEIRTAGIATFREDDYNGNIASDLARNTFLDGSLGLGFDAGLTYYFKENLQFTASVVDVGFIKQSKDVQTYTYKGFYKYDGVNPIFSGTNDPENAFDEFKKAIPRDTLYSKYTTWRPVKFYSSMQYSFGESRSDEDCNCKGSVGRKYVNAVGGQLFMMSMPKAPFAAFTAFYQRSIFEKLDAKVTYTFDTFSKKNIGLGLSGTIGKFNLYALVNNVLEYKDVTKAKSLAFQFGFNFVFQDSDE from the coding sequence ATGAAGAAGATAGGGTTAATTTTAATAATGCTTTTTCAGTTTTCCTCTTTTTCTCAGAACAAAGAAGTACTGTATAATTTCACCTCCATTCCGCAATCATCACTTGTAAATCCGGGTGCTGATGTCTCATACAAATTTTATTTTGGAGTTCCGTTATTGTCCGGAGTTTCTGCTAATATAGGATCAAAGAGCTTTTCGGCCTATGATTTATTCGCTGATAATGGAGTTGATTTTAATGATAAAGTCCGAAGCATCGTAAACCGATCATCGAATACGGATAAAACACATATCAATCAACAGCTCGAAGTATTCTCAGGAGGTTTTAGAGTGGGAGACAGGGACAGTAAATCGTATGTTTCGTTTGGAGTGTATCAGGAATTTGATTTCTTGATGTATTTCCCCAAAGATGTAGCTGTTTTGGCATTAGACGGAAATCGGAATCATATTGGAAAATCATTCAATTTAGGAGATTTAAATCTTAAAGCAGAAGTACTTTCTGTTTTTCACATCGGATTTCATAAAAAGGTAAGTGAGAAGTTAGTTCTTGGTGGCCGTGCTAAAATTTATTCAAGTGGTGCCAACATAACAGCGACAAAGAATTCGGGTTATATTTACACCGGACAAAATGCCGGAACACCCAATTTTTACAATCAGGCTATTTCCTCCAACCTCGAAATCAGAACTGCAGGAATTGCTACTTTTAGAGAAGACGACTATAATGGAAATATAGCAAGCGATCTTGCCCGAAATACCTTTCTTGACGGAAGTTTAGGCCTCGGTTTCGATGCCGGACTTACGTATTATTTTAAAGAAAACCTTCAATTTACAGCGAGTGTTGTGGATGTCGGTTTTATTAAACAATCCAAAGATGTTCAGACTTATACGTACAAAGGATTTTACAAGTATGATGGTGTAAATCCTATTTTTTCGGGTACTAATGACCCTGAAAATGCTTTTGATGAGTTCAAAAAAGCCATTCCACGCGATACACTTTATTCGAAATACACCACTTGGAGACCGGTTAAATTTTATTCCTCTATGCAGTATTCGTTCGGAGAATCCCGCTCAGATGAGGATTGTAATTGTAAAGGAAGCGTGGGGAGAAAATATGTAAACGCCGTGGGAGGTCAGTTGTTTATGATGTCAATGCCAAAAGCTCCTTTTGCTGCTTTTACCGCTTTTTATCAACGTAGTATTTTTGAAAAACTGGATGCAAAAGTTACGTATACATTTGATACTTTTTCTAAGAAAAATATCGGTTTAGGACTTTCGGGAACAATCGGAAAATTTAATCTTTATGCTCTTGTTAATAATGTTTTGGAATATAAAGATGTTACAAAAGCCAAAAGTCTGGCATTTCAATTCGGATTTAATTTTGTTTTTCAGGATAGTGATGAATGA
- the guaB gene encoding IMP dehydrogenase codes for MIAHNSKIIGEGLTYDDVLLVPNYSNVLPREVSIKSKFSRNITLNVPIVSAAMDTVTESAMAIAMAQEGGIGVLHKNMTIEQQAAKVRKVKRAEAGMIIDPVTLPLTSTIADAKNAMKEFGIGGIPIVDENKILKGIVTNRDLRFEKNGAKPIVEVMTSTNLVTVAEGTSLEQAEVVLQGHKIEKLPVVNDKYELVGLITFRDITKLTQKPIANKDVFGRLRVAAAIGVTGDAVQRAEALVAAGVDAIIIDTAHGHTEGVVNVLKEVKTKFPNIDVIVGNIATPEAAKYLVENGADGVKVGIGPGSICTTRIVAGVGFPQFSAVLEVAAAIKGTGVPVIADGGIRYTGDIPKAIAAGADCVMLGSLLAGTKESPGETIIFEGRKFKSYRGMGSVEAMQGGSKDRYFQDVEDDVKKLVPEGIVGRVPYKGELNESMLQFIGGLRAGMGYCGSKDIPTLQETGRFVRITSSGITESHPHNVTITKEAPNYSR; via the coding sequence ATGATAGCACACAACTCCAAGATTATCGGCGAAGGTTTAACTTATGACGATGTATTATTAGTACCTAACTACTCGAATGTGCTTCCACGCGAAGTGAGCATCAAATCAAAATTTTCAAGAAACATTACATTAAACGTTCCAATAGTATCAGCTGCTATGGATACCGTTACCGAAAGTGCAATGGCAATCGCTATGGCGCAGGAAGGCGGAATTGGTGTTTTGCATAAAAATATGACGATTGAGCAGCAAGCTGCAAAGGTTAGAAAAGTAAAACGTGCTGAAGCAGGTATGATTATCGATCCGGTAACTTTACCGTTGACTTCAACAATTGCAGATGCAAAAAATGCAATGAAAGAATTCGGAATTGGTGGAATCCCAATTGTTGATGAGAATAAAATTTTAAAAGGGATCGTTACAAACCGTGATTTGCGTTTTGAGAAAAATGGTGCCAAGCCTATTGTTGAGGTAATGACAAGTACAAACTTGGTTACCGTTGCAGAAGGAACTTCATTAGAGCAGGCAGAAGTAGTTTTACAAGGCCACAAAATCGAAAAATTACCGGTTGTAAATGATAAATACGAATTAGTTGGTTTAATAACTTTTAGAGATATTACCAAACTAACTCAAAAACCAATCGCAAACAAAGACGTTTTTGGACGTTTAAGAGTTGCTGCTGCAATTGGAGTTACAGGAGATGCCGTTCAAAGAGCAGAAGCTTTGGTTGCTGCAGGAGTAGACGCTATTATCATCGATACCGCTCACGGACATACAGAAGGTGTTGTGAATGTATTGAAAGAAGTAAAAACAAAATTCCCAAATATTGATGTAATTGTAGGTAACATCGCAACTCCCGAAGCGGCTAAATATTTAGTGGAAAATGGTGCTGATGGTGTAAAAGTTGGAATCGGACCTGGTTCTATCTGTACAACTCGTATCGTTGCCGGTGTTGGTTTCCCTCAGTTCTCTGCGGTTCTTGAAGTAGCAGCAGCTATAAAAGGAACAGGAGTTCCGGTAATTGCTGATGGTGGAATTCGTTATACAGGAGATATTCCTAAAGCTATTGCTGCCGGAGCTGACTGTGTAATGTTAGGTTCATTATTAGCAGGAACAAAAGAATCTCCAGGAGAAACAATCATTTTCGAAGGAAGAAAATTCAAATCTTACCGTGGAATGGGTTCTGTTGAAGCTATGCAAGGTGGATCTAAAGATCGTTATTTCCAGGATGTTGAAGACGACGTTAAAAAATTAGTTCCGGAAGGAATTGTTGGTCGTGTTCCTTACAAAGGAGAATTAAACGAAAGCATGCTTCAGTTCATCGGTGGTCTTCGTGCTGGAATGGGATACTGTGGATCAAAAGATATTCCAACTTTGCAAGAGACTGGACGTTTTGTTAGAATCACTTCTAGCGGAATCACAGAAAGTCACCCGCATAATGTTACGATTACTAAAGAAGCTCCAAATTATTCTAGATAA
- a CDS encoding L,D-transpeptidase, with protein MKKLHNTPFVLILILLILFSCKNERTTKTTIKEKKTITYKKPESSVSYHFENTKEWLKTNKTDSSKLSIACAVNRTDKANLTKMDSIIVPTDFSGDLVYYLPFPLHVASLENVSKVLIFSYPAQAFAAYENGELVYTGPTNMGRKKDPTPTGLFFTNWKAEKTTSTFNDEWDLKWNFNIENKLGVGFHQYELPGYPASHSCLRLLEKDAKYLYKWADEWILKDSENVKVKGTPVIVFGNYPFDGPKPWFELVHDPKTLKISESDIDKQVEPFLKSILDNQKVREIAQ; from the coding sequence ATGAAAAAGTTACACAACACCCCATTCGTTCTGATTTTAATCCTCTTGATTTTATTTTCTTGTAAAAACGAACGCACTACCAAAACTACAATTAAAGAGAAGAAAACGATAACATATAAAAAACCTGAATCTTCAGTTTCCTACCACTTTGAAAACACCAAAGAATGGTTAAAAACAAACAAGACCGACAGCAGTAAGTTAAGTATTGCTTGCGCCGTAAACCGAACTGACAAGGCCAACCTTACCAAAATGGACTCTATTATTGTCCCAACTGATTTTAGCGGTGATTTGGTTTATTACCTCCCCTTTCCGTTGCATGTTGCTTCTTTAGAAAACGTTTCAAAAGTCCTGATTTTCTCTTATCCGGCTCAGGCATTTGCCGCTTATGAAAACGGCGAATTGGTTTATACCGGTCCAACCAATATGGGAAGAAAAAAAGATCCAACACCAACCGGTTTATTTTTCACCAATTGGAAAGCTGAAAAAACAACCAGTACTTTTAATGATGAATGGGACTTAAAATGGAATTTTAATATCGAAAATAAACTGGGAGTTGGTTTTCATCAATACGAATTACCGGGTTATCCTGCCTCTCATTCTTGCTTAAGACTTCTTGAAAAGGATGCTAAATATCTATACAAATGGGCAGACGAATGGATTTTGAAAGACAGCGAAAATGTAAAAGTAAAAGGAACTCCGGTTATTGTTTTTGGCAATTATCCGTTTGACGGACCAAAACCCTGGTTCGAATTGGTTCATGATCCGAAAACATTGAAAATTTCGGAGTCAGATATAGACAAACAAGTTGAACCTTTTTTAAAGAGTATTTTAGACAATCAAAAAGTTCGAGAAATAGCTCAATAA
- a CDS encoding NUDIX domain-containing protein: protein MTNPKIKITETKLLSDNWYTLNKVTFDYQLGNKETESHIREVYDRGNGAAILLYNRTKKTVVLTRQFRMPTFLNGNKTGMMIEVCAGLLDQENAEAAIIRETEEETGYRLSKVEKVIETYMSPGSVTEILYLFTGEYDETMKTNEGGGLDHEQENIEVLEYTFDEAYKMIESGEILDAKTILLLQHAKIKGLI, encoded by the coding sequence ATGACAAATCCTAAAATTAAAATAACAGAAACTAAATTATTATCAGACAATTGGTATACTTTAAACAAAGTAACTTTTGATTATCAATTAGGAAATAAAGAAACAGAATCCCACATCCGTGAAGTCTACGATCGCGGGAACGGAGCTGCCATTTTACTTTATAACAGAACAAAGAAAACGGTAGTGCTAACGAGACAATTCCGCATGCCAACTTTCCTTAACGGAAATAAGACCGGAATGATGATCGAAGTTTGCGCCGGACTTTTGGATCAGGAAAATGCAGAAGCAGCCATCATTCGCGAAACCGAAGAAGAAACCGGATACCGATTAAGCAAAGTAGAAAAAGTGATAGAAACTTATATGTCACCAGGCTCAGTTACGGAAATATTATACCTCTTTACAGGTGAATATGACGAGACCATGAAAACAAACGAAGGTGGCGGACTGGACCACGAACAAGAAAATATTGAAGTTTTAGAATATACTTTTGATGAAGCTTACAAAATGATCGAATCTGGTGAAATTTTGGATGCCAAAACGATTCTTTTACTACAACATGCTAAGATAAAAGGGTTAATTTAG